In a single window of the Salmo trutta chromosome 21, fSalTru1.1, whole genome shotgun sequence genome:
- the LOC115156735 gene encoding 40S ribosomal protein S15, which translates to MAEVEIKKKRTFRKFTYRGVDLDQLLDMSYEQLMQLYCARQRRRLNRGLRRKQQSLLKRLRKAKKEAPPMEKPEVVKTHLRDMVILPEMVGSMVGVYNGKTFNQVEIKPEMCGHYLGEFSITYKPVKHGRPGIGATHSSRFIPLK; encoded by the exons ATG GCGGAAGTTGAGATCAAGAAGAAGCGTACCTTCAGGAAGTTCACCTACAGGGGTGTTGACCTGGACCAGCTTCTGGACATGTCCTA TGAGCAGCTAATGCAGTTGTACTGCGCCCGCCAGAGGAGGAGGCTAAACCGTGGCCTTCGCCGCAAGCAGCAGTCCCTCCTGAAGCGTCTGCGTAAGGCCAAGAAGGAGGCTCCCCCCATGGAGAAGCCTGAGGTGGTGAAGACTCACCTCAGGGACATGGTCATCCTGCCTGAGATGGTCGGCTCCATGGTCGGAGTGTACAACGGCAAGACCTTCAACCAGGTTGAAATCAAG CCTGAGATGTGTGGCCACTACCTGGGGGAGTTCTCCATCACCTACAAACCAGTCAAGCACGGTCGTCCCGGTATCGGAGCGACACATTCTTCCCGTTTCATCCCACTGAAGTAG